A window from Thiosulfatimonas sediminis encodes these proteins:
- the hemL gene encoding glutamate-1-semialdehyde 2,1-aminomutase, whose protein sequence is MSKSQMLFEAAQKHIPGGVNSPVRAFKSVGGTPVFFKAAKGAYLTDEDDKQYIDYVGSWGPAILGHAHPEVIKTVQEKAEFGLSFGAPTAIETTMADKICEIIPSIEMVRMVSSGTEATMTAIRLARGYTGRDKIVKFEGCYHGHSDSLLVKAGSGALTLGVPSSPGVPAALASETITLTHNDADEVRRVFAEIGEQVACIIVEPVAGNMNCIPPEEGFLQTLREVCDESGAVLIFDEVMCGFRVGLQGAQGYYGVQPDLTTYGKVIGGGMPVGAFGGKKEIMSHIAPLGPVYQAGTLSGNPIAMAAGLKTLELISAEDFFETLTAKTTKLLIGLQQAADDAGIPFTTNQVGGMFGYFFSEQKNISRFAQVCQGDMERFKKFYHGMLNEGVYLAPSAFEAGFVSIMHSDTDIEQTINAAAKVMKTL, encoded by the coding sequence ATGAGCAAATCGCAAATGCTGTTTGAAGCAGCTCAAAAACACATTCCTGGTGGCGTCAACTCTCCAGTACGTGCCTTTAAAAGTGTTGGCGGAACGCCGGTTTTCTTCAAGGCTGCCAAAGGCGCTTACCTAACCGATGAAGATGACAAACAATACATCGACTATGTTGGCTCTTGGGGACCAGCGATTCTTGGACACGCGCACCCTGAAGTGATTAAAACGGTACAAGAAAAAGCCGAATTTGGCTTAAGTTTTGGTGCACCGACCGCAATTGAAACCACCATGGCGGACAAAATTTGCGAAATTATTCCATCCATTGAAATGGTGCGTATGGTCAGTTCAGGAACCGAAGCCACCATGACCGCAATTCGCTTAGCGCGCGGCTATACTGGACGCGACAAAATTGTTAAATTCGAGGGCTGCTACCACGGCCACTCAGATTCTTTATTGGTTAAAGCTGGCTCTGGTGCGCTCACCTTAGGCGTACCATCCTCTCCAGGCGTTCCCGCCGCGTTGGCATCCGAAACCATTACGCTAACCCATAACGACGCCGATGAAGTACGTCGTGTTTTTGCTGAGATTGGCGAACAAGTGGCCTGCATTATCGTTGAACCGGTTGCCGGAAACATGAACTGCATTCCGCCAGAAGAAGGTTTCTTGCAAACATTGCGCGAAGTCTGCGATGAATCTGGCGCCGTCCTGATTTTTGACGAAGTTATGTGCGGTTTCCGCGTCGGTCTACAAGGCGCACAAGGGTATTATGGCGTCCAACCGGATTTAACCACTTATGGCAAAGTCATTGGTGGCGGCATGCCGGTTGGTGCCTTTGGTGGTAAGAAAGAGATTATGTCTCATATTGCACCACTCGGACCGGTTTACCAAGCCGGTACGCTTTCTGGCAATCCAATCGCAATGGCTGCGGGATTGAAAACGCTAGAATTAATTTCTGCAGAAGACTTCTTTGAAACCCTAACCGCAAAAACCACCAAACTGCTAATTGGACTGCAACAAGCTGCTGATGACGCTGGAATCCCATTTACCACCAACCAAGTTGGCGGAATGTTTGGCTACTTCTTTAGCGAACAAAAAAATATTTCACGTTTTGCGCAGGTCTGCCAAGGTGATATGGAACGCTTCAAAAAGTTCTACCACGGCATGCTAAACGAAGGTGTTTATCTAGCACCTTCAGCGTTTGAAGCCGGATTTGTCTCCATTATGCACAGCGATACTGACATTGAACAAACCATCAACGCGGCAGCCAAAGTGATGAAAACGCTTTAA
- the thiE gene encoding thiamine phosphate synthase, whose translation MNHSKINGLYVITDPWLCPNETIIDKVAAAIAGGAKIIQYRDKTQSMAVQKKIASQLSQVCHQQGALFIVNDSLELAQYSQADGIHLGKNDSNLSKARACLGKEAIIGISCYDSIERALEMQKLGADYVAFGRFFASQTKPDAPQASLRTLQNSQRHLQIPVVAIGGITPQNGAQLVSAGANSLAVIHAVFGQANIQESAQALSDLFHANKSL comes from the coding sequence ATGAACCACAGCAAAATTAACGGACTTTACGTCATCACCGACCCTTGGCTCTGTCCGAACGAGACAATTATAGACAAAGTCGCTGCAGCCATAGCCGGCGGCGCAAAAATTATTCAATACCGCGACAAAACACAAAGCATGGCGGTGCAAAAAAAAATCGCCAGTCAACTTTCACAAGTGTGCCATCAACAGGGTGCCCTATTCATTGTCAACGACTCGCTTGAACTCGCGCAATATAGCCAAGCGGACGGTATTCATTTAGGCAAAAACGACAGCAACCTCTCTAAAGCACGCGCTTGCCTAGGTAAAGAAGCGATTATTGGCATTTCCTGTTACGACTCCATCGAGCGCGCACTGGAAATGCAAAAACTTGGCGCAGACTATGTGGCTTTTGGCCGTTTTTTTGCCTCACAAACCAAACCCGATGCTCCGCAGGCCAGCTTAAGAACCTTACAAAACAGCCAACGTCACTTGCAAATTCCAGTTGTCGCTATCGGCGGCATTACCCCACAAAATGGCGCACAGTTGGTTTCGGCCGGTGCCAATTCACTGGCGGTGATTCACGCAGTATTTGGTCAAGCAAATATCCAAGAATCTGCGCAAGCCCTTAGCGATTTGTTTCACGCCAACAAATCGCTATAA
- a CDS encoding TlpA family protein disulfide reductase — protein sequence MQNIGGKLFGAVVLLLLAALIYATVFSDGLGSAPQVNVTTSSGQEISLNKPMKPVLVNFWATSCPGCIAEMPDLAEMKQELGDRFEIVAVSMDYDPQEQVEKFIAANPYPFTFVMDKDGKIAKAFGDVLLTPTSFLIAPNGKIVYQQIGEVHFAQVTERIKQMSPQF from the coding sequence ATGCAAAACATTGGTGGTAAACTGTTTGGAGCAGTGGTCCTTCTACTGCTGGCAGCGCTTATTTATGCGACGGTGTTTTCCGATGGTTTGGGTTCGGCACCTCAAGTAAATGTCACCACCTCAAGTGGACAAGAAATCAGTTTGAACAAACCGATGAAACCGGTTTTAGTCAATTTCTGGGCCACTTCTTGTCCAGGGTGCATTGCTGAAATGCCGGATTTAGCGGAAATGAAACAAGAACTGGGCGATCGTTTTGAAATCGTAGCCGTGTCTATGGACTATGATCCTCAAGAGCAGGTTGAAAAGTTTATTGCCGCTAACCCTTATCCATTTACTTTTGTCATGGACAAAGACGGCAAAATTGCCAAGGCTTTCGGCGATGTCTTATTGACGCCGACCAGCTTCTTAATTGCGCCAAACGGCAAAATTGTGTATCAGCAAATTGGCGAAGTGCATTTCGCACAAGTCACCGAGCGAATCAAACAAATGAGTCCACAGTTTTAA
- the rpiA gene encoding ribose-5-phosphate isomerase RpiA — MTQDELKLEVAKAAIEYVVPDTIIGVGTGSTANFFIDELAKIKGKIKGAVASSEATAERLKGHGIPVFDLNSVDEMSVYIDGADEADAGLHLVKGGGGALTREKIVLAVADKFICIADDSKKVSVLGKFPLPIEVIPMARSYVAREIVKRFGGEPVLRDGFITDNGNVILDVHGLKIVDPVALENELNSIVGVVTNGLFAARKADVFLCGTKNGVETLTAE, encoded by the coding sequence ATGACACAAGATGAACTAAAGTTAGAAGTGGCTAAGGCCGCAATCGAATATGTTGTACCAGACACCATCATTGGTGTTGGCACAGGTTCTACCGCAAACTTCTTTATTGATGAATTAGCCAAGATTAAAGGCAAAATCAAAGGGGCGGTTGCGTCATCTGAAGCAACTGCAGAACGTCTCAAAGGTCACGGCATTCCTGTTTTCGATTTAAACAGTGTAGACGAAATGTCAGTGTATATCGATGGTGCGGATGAAGCCGATGCTGGCTTACACCTTGTCAAAGGCGGCGGTGGCGCACTGACACGCGAAAAAATCGTGCTCGCGGTAGCCGACAAATTCATCTGCATTGCTGATGACTCGAAAAAAGTTTCCGTTTTAGGTAAATTCCCGCTGCCAATCGAGGTCATCCCAATGGCGCGCAGCTACGTTGCACGTGAAATTGTTAAACGTTTTGGCGGAGAGCCGGTTTTACGTGACGGATTCATTACTGATAACGGTAACGTCATTTTAGATGTGCACGGTCTAAAAATTGTTGACCCAGTCGCCCTAGAAAACGAACTGAACAGCATTGTTGGCGTCGTCACCAACGGTCTATTTGCGGCTCGCAAAGCGGATGTATTCCTTTGCGGCACCAAAAACGGCGTTGAAACCCTAACAGCTGAATAA
- a CDS encoding copper chaperone PCu(A)C, whose translation MKKTLSTLTLGLICSLTSLHAWAAQADHIKVENPFAREVPPTAPASASFMTLTNDSAQEIKLVQAYSDVAKTIELHTHTNDDGVMRMRKIDAITIPANTTVELKPGGLHIMLIGPFNPIKVGQTVEVNLEFVDGSRKMVTMPVKSFMAMQPMQGGHKCGNGKCGSGMGH comes from the coding sequence ATGAAAAAAACGCTTAGCACCCTGACCCTTGGACTGATCTGCTCATTAACCAGTCTGCACGCTTGGGCAGCACAAGCTGATCATATTAAGGTCGAAAACCCTTTTGCGCGTGAAGTCCCGCCGACAGCACCGGCTTCCGCCAGTTTTATGACGTTAACCAATGACTCGGCACAAGAAATTAAATTGGTGCAAGCCTATTCTGATGTTGCTAAAACCATCGAATTACACACCCATACCAATGATGACGGCGTAATGCGAATGCGTAAAATCGATGCAATCACCATTCCCGCGAACACAACCGTTGAACTCAAACCGGGTGGACTGCACATTATGCTCATCGGCCCATTCAACCCGATCAAAGTCGGCCAAACCGTAGAAGTCAATCTCGAATTTGTCGATGGTAGTCGCAAAATGGTCACGATGCCGGTTAAATCATTTATGGCAATGCAACCGATGCAAGGCGGCCACAAATGCGGTAATGGTAAATGCGGCAGCGGGATGGGACACTAA
- a CDS encoding SCO family protein, whose amino-acid sequence MNNKFTFGIIFIGALIGLVMVFAPLQTTHLGNAQLITAEKPKGGDFTLTAVDGEHSLSDYKGKLVLLYFGYTFCPDICPTNLGNLSVAYRNLSAEQKDKLQILFVSVDPERDTPQRLKQYADYFEASIVGLTGTPQTLMEIARRYGVVYARVDDPNNGTNYAVDHSAFTYVVDQNGLLQQQLPHATTPEQFIKIINQYLR is encoded by the coding sequence ATGAATAATAAATTTACATTTGGCATTATTTTCATTGGGGCGCTTATCGGTTTAGTGATGGTGTTTGCGCCACTACAAACCACGCATCTAGGCAACGCACAACTGATTACCGCAGAGAAACCTAAAGGCGGCGACTTTACCTTAACCGCAGTGGATGGCGAACACAGCCTATCGGACTACAAAGGCAAGCTGGTGTTGCTGTATTTTGGTTACACTTTTTGCCCAGACATCTGCCCAACCAATCTTGGTAATTTGTCAGTCGCCTATCGTAATCTCAGTGCCGAACAGAAAGATAAACTACAAATTTTATTTGTCTCCGTTGACCCAGAACGCGATACTCCACAACGTCTAAAGCAATATGCAGACTATTTTGAAGCCAGTATTGTCGGACTCACCGGCACGCCGCAAACACTGATGGAAATTGCTCGCCGCTACGGCGTCGTCTATGCCCGCGTTGACGATCCAAATAACGGCACTAACTACGCAGTTGACCACAGCGCATTCACCTATGTTGTCGACCAAAATGGCTTACTACAACAGCAACTGCCGCACGCCACAACACCGGAACAATTTATTAAAATCATTAATCAATATCTTCGCTGA
- the ilvA gene encoding threonine ammonia-lyase, biosynthetic, translated as MPEQILRRVLTAPVYDVAQETPLDLAALLSKRFHNHVWLKREDLQPVFSFKLRGAYNRMMQLSEQQKAKGVIAASAGNHAQGVALAAAKLGVFATIVMPNTTPPIKYKAVERLGGKVVLHGDSFDEASAYAKELMQERGLTFIHPYDDIDVIAGQGTLALEILRQHPKPLDVVFVPVGGGGLIAGIAAVIKQVWPQTRVVGVEPEDAACMTEALKAQERVVLGQVGLFADGVAVAQAGALPFEIAKTCVDEMVTVTTDEICAAVKDIFGDTRAIAEPAGALAVAGMKRYVEKYQFSGKSLCCIVSGANMNFDRLRHISERTELGEKREAIFAVTIDERPGSFKQFCEILGGRRSITEFNYRYSDAKQAVVFVGVRTEGGLPERDVIIQTLKQNAYAVQDMTDNEMAKLHLRHMVGGHASGLQNELLYRFEFPERPGALLNFLTQMSEEWNISLFHYRNHGAAYGRVLVGVQVPDHQQRDFEVYLKCLGYPYENETHNTGYKLFLQPLNP; from the coding sequence ATGCCTGAACAGATATTACGACGCGTGCTGACGGCACCGGTTTATGATGTAGCCCAAGAGACTCCATTGGATTTAGCGGCTCTGTTGAGTAAACGTTTTCACAATCACGTATGGTTAAAACGCGAAGACCTGCAGCCAGTATTTTCTTTCAAGTTACGTGGCGCCTACAACCGCATGATGCAGTTGAGTGAACAGCAAAAAGCCAAAGGGGTGATTGCCGCCTCTGCCGGTAATCATGCACAAGGCGTTGCGCTAGCCGCCGCTAAGTTAGGGGTGTTTGCGACCATTGTTATGCCAAACACCACGCCACCTATTAAGTACAAAGCGGTAGAGCGGCTTGGTGGTAAAGTGGTTTTGCATGGCGATTCGTTTGATGAAGCCTCAGCCTACGCCAAGGAGTTGATGCAAGAGCGCGGCTTAACCTTTATTCATCCTTACGATGATATTGATGTGATTGCTGGGCAGGGGACATTAGCCTTGGAAATTTTGCGACAGCATCCCAAACCTTTAGACGTGGTGTTTGTTCCTGTTGGCGGTGGCGGATTGATTGCTGGTATCGCTGCGGTGATCAAGCAGGTTTGGCCGCAAACCCGAGTTGTCGGGGTTGAGCCAGAGGATGCTGCCTGTATGACTGAAGCTTTGAAAGCGCAGGAACGAGTGGTTTTAGGGCAGGTCGGCTTGTTTGCCGATGGCGTTGCTGTCGCTCAAGCGGGAGCGTTGCCGTTTGAAATTGCTAAAACGTGTGTCGATGAAATGGTTACGGTGACTACCGATGAAATTTGTGCTGCGGTAAAAGACATTTTTGGTGACACGCGCGCGATTGCGGAACCCGCTGGAGCCCTAGCGGTGGCGGGTATGAAACGCTATGTTGAAAAATATCAGTTTAGTGGCAAATCGTTGTGTTGTATCGTTTCGGGCGCCAATATGAATTTTGACCGCTTGCGGCATATTTCTGAACGTACCGAGTTGGGTGAAAAGCGAGAAGCGATTTTTGCGGTGACGATTGATGAACGGCCCGGCAGTTTTAAGCAATTTTGTGAGATTCTTGGCGGGCGTCGTTCGATTACGGAATTTAACTATCGTTATTCTGATGCCAAGCAAGCGGTGGTGTTTGTAGGGGTTCGGACGGAAGGCGGATTGCCAGAACGCGATGTGATTATTCAGACCTTAAAGCAAAATGCTTATGCTGTGCAAGATATGACCGATAACGAAATGGCAAAGCTGCATTTGCGTCATATGGTAGGTGGTCATGCAAGCGGCTTGCAAAACGAGCTCTTATATCGTTTTGAATTTCCCGAACGCCCAGGCGCTTTATTAAATTTCTTAACGCAGATGAGCGAGGAGTGGAATATTAGTCTGTTCCATTATCGCAATCATGGTGCCGCTTACGGACGAGTTTTGGTTGGGGTACAAGTGCCGGATCATCAGCAGCGCGATTTTGAAGTTTATCTAAAATGCTTGGGTTACCCTTATGAGAACGAAACCCATAACACCGGTTACAAGCTGTTTTTACAGCCGTTAAATCCCTAG
- a CDS encoding AsmA family protein: MPMLKLLLKIALGAILTLVIAIGALFAFVDPNDYRQDITDIVQKQTGRDLQIGNMSLSIWPRIAINLEQASLSNAPGFSTDKMLQANVIRVGAAILPLLQQRLEIDQLTLDGVQISLQKDAEGKTNWDDLVGTEKAEETEQKATTSENPLNKLAALSFGGLNIQNAQVHWQDASSGQDIKLSELSVTTGTVAFGAFFPINLQAITQLNTPQLTTKIALEIDAKIDKSGAYTLRNLVINNQTDSSALPVSKVIAKLSVPTIDLNLTANQIALPELTLDLENSGAKTLPLATINNQIKLQNLSFDLAQMQLQISQIELATQAQGQADFAIADLNNTLQLSNFSFAVPTQHLQTQMTSNTSAKGPALPAGLQNSKLNAQLDVDLSKQTLNVQNLDLSALNMQIKGSVKGSQIIDAPQIHTELALAQFDLKQLLGTLGIDLPPMTDANRFQKVAADLALDFNGKNESLAVTLKQFTLDESILKGSASVANFAKPTIRYDLALDKMNANLYLPPKSEPAAEEPKSDEELVIELPNELIRSLNINGTLKVGDLIIDKLNPKNILITLQANNGVVKVEPLKADLFKTTINAQAGLDVTGDTPKYSVQTQAPKVPVGDVLLAFTGDDKLSGLGSVNLDITTSGKTIKQFMANLNGRTEMDLTDGAVKGFNLAQAIRDAQAKLKGEAIPKDAAPKQTDFSSLIAKANIVNGLVTTEKLQALAPYMRIEGEGTITLPKESLNYLVNAKIVNTEKGQGGKSLDDLSGLTVPVRLKGSWLDPDISLDLKSLFEAKAKAELDKKKAELKAKAEEKVEAKKQEVIENAKEKVQDKLKDALKGFGF; the protein is encoded by the coding sequence ATGCCAATGCTAAAACTGTTGCTCAAAATAGCGCTTGGAGCCATCCTCACGCTGGTTATCGCCATAGGCGCACTCTTTGCCTTTGTTGACCCAAACGATTATCGCCAAGACATTACCGACATCGTTCAAAAACAAACTGGACGCGACTTACAAATCGGAAATATGAGTCTTTCGATCTGGCCACGGATTGCGATTAACCTAGAACAAGCCAGCCTATCAAATGCACCAGGATTTAGTACGGACAAAATGCTGCAAGCTAATGTCATCCGCGTTGGTGCTGCAATTTTGCCACTACTCCAACAACGTCTGGAAATTGACCAATTAACCTTAGATGGCGTGCAAATCAGTCTACAAAAAGATGCCGAAGGGAAAACCAATTGGGACGATTTAGTCGGCACAGAGAAAGCCGAAGAAACAGAACAAAAGGCAACAACGTCCGAGAACCCTCTTAACAAACTGGCCGCACTCAGTTTTGGTGGACTGAACATCCAAAACGCACAAGTACATTGGCAAGATGCCAGTAGCGGTCAAGACATTAAATTAAGTGAGCTCAGCGTGACCACTGGAACCGTTGCTTTTGGAGCGTTTTTTCCGATTAACCTACAAGCGATCACGCAATTAAATACACCGCAATTAACCACCAAAATCGCCTTAGAAATCGACGCTAAAATCGACAAAAGCGGCGCCTATACATTGCGAAATCTCGTCATCAACAATCAAACCGACAGCAGTGCACTTCCAGTAAGCAAAGTGATCGCAAAACTATCGGTTCCAACCATTGATTTGAATTTAACCGCCAACCAAATTGCTTTACCTGAATTAACCCTAGACTTAGAAAACAGTGGCGCAAAAACCCTTCCATTAGCCACCATCAACAATCAAATCAAATTACAGAATCTGTCTTTCGACCTAGCCCAGATGCAATTGCAAATAAGCCAGATTGAACTGGCGACACAAGCGCAAGGACAAGCTGATTTTGCGATTGCGGACTTGAACAACACACTGCAACTCAGTAATTTTTCATTTGCAGTACCAACTCAACATCTTCAAACCCAAATGACTTCAAACACCAGTGCCAAAGGACCTGCACTGCCTGCCGGCCTGCAAAATTCCAAATTGAATGCACAACTTGATGTTGATTTAAGTAAACAAACGCTTAACGTGCAAAATCTTGATTTATCTGCCTTAAACATGCAAATAAAAGGAAGTGTCAAAGGCTCACAGATTATCGACGCGCCGCAAATACACACCGAACTCGCTTTAGCGCAATTCGACTTAAAACAACTACTCGGTACGCTTGGCATCGACTTGCCACCGATGACAGATGCCAATCGCTTCCAAAAAGTTGCTGCCGATTTAGCGCTGGATTTCAATGGCAAAAACGAATCACTGGCGGTCACCTTAAAACAGTTCACTTTGGATGAGAGCATTTTAAAAGGAAGCGCTTCGGTAGCGAATTTTGCCAAACCGACAATTCGCTATGATTTAGCTTTGGATAAAATGAATGCCAATCTCTATCTACCACCCAAAAGCGAGCCTGCGGCTGAAGAGCCAAAATCCGATGAAGAATTAGTGATTGAATTGCCAAACGAGCTGATTCGTTCCCTAAACATCAACGGCACGCTTAAAGTCGGCGACTTGATCATCGATAAACTAAATCCGAAGAATATTCTAATCACACTGCAAGCGAACAACGGTGTCGTGAAGGTCGAGCCTTTAAAAGCGGATCTTTTCAAAACCACAATTAACGCCCAAGCCGGTTTAGATGTCACTGGCGACACGCCGAAATACAGCGTGCAGACCCAAGCACCTAAAGTTCCGGTTGGCGATGTATTACTGGCTTTCACTGGCGATGATAAACTCAGCGGCCTTGGTAGCGTCAATCTAGATATCACCACCAGCGGAAAAACCATCAAACAATTTATGGCCAACCTAAACGGCCGTACCGAGATGGATTTGACCGATGGCGCAGTCAAAGGGTTTAACCTCGCACAAGCCATTCGGGATGCCCAAGCAAAACTAAAAGGCGAGGCAATTCCCAAAGATGCAGCCCCGAAACAGACCGATTTCAGTTCACTGATTGCCAAAGCCAATATCGTTAATGGCTTGGTCACCACTGAAAAACTGCAAGCGCTCGCGCCCTATATGCGCATTGAAGGTGAAGGCACGATTACCTTGCCAAAAGAGTCATTGAATTATTTAGTCAATGCTAAAATCGTGAACACTGAAAAAGGTCAAGGTGGAAAATCCTTAGACGATTTATCCGGCTTAACAGTACCGGTGCGCTTAAAAGGCAGTTGGCTCGACCCAGACATTTCACTGGATTTAAAATCACTTTTTGAAGCCAAAGCAAAAGCCGAGCTAGACAAGAAAAAAGCGGAGTTAAAAGCAAAGGCGGAAGAAAAAGTTGAAGCCAAAAAACAGGAAGTCATTGAAAATGCAAAAGAAAAAGTACAAGACAAACTCAAAGACGCCCTAAAAGGCTTTGGCTTCTAA
- a CDS encoding anti-phage deoxyguanosine triphosphatase translates to MLDQMEWTQRYTDFLSDKTPRAARIVYQRDRARVIHSASFRRLQAKTQIFGLNESDFFRTRLTHSMEVAQIGSGLVEQLITVGTDALGVEQDYVRWLPSMYLIEAICLAHDLGHPPYGHGGEVALNYMMRDFGGFEGNAQTLRILAKLGEYTHDNGLDLSRRTTLGVMKYPAIYQDVLSQSEDYQQKLMRPDAQDFRVLDFASWTPPKSLYAEENYMLEWALEPFNLADRTRFTQVAPSIGGHNRTQYKALDTTIMELADDIAYGIHDLEDAVTMKMVRRERWQAQVMESDVFAKYPLWDDKMTERLFSDSSKARKHAVSQMVGIMVEAIYMDVNPQFSHPLLAYQAKLEEGAMAVLELLKKFVFENVITIAEVKQMEYKGQLIVLELFKSLRANPSALLPSKNYAKYLVQESEQQQQRVISDYIAGMTNTYASRLYAKLFTPTQGSIFDML, encoded by the coding sequence ATGTTAGACCAAATGGAATGGACGCAACGCTATACCGATTTCTTGTCCGATAAAACACCAAGGGCAGCCCGTATTGTCTATCAACGCGATCGGGCACGAGTCATTCACTCGGCTTCTTTTCGTCGTTTGCAGGCCAAAACACAGATTTTTGGTTTGAATGAGTCGGATTTTTTTCGGACTCGCTTAACTCATTCAATGGAAGTGGCGCAAATTGGCTCTGGGTTGGTGGAGCAGTTGATCACGGTTGGCACCGATGCCTTGGGGGTTGAACAGGACTATGTGCGTTGGTTGCCGTCGATGTATTTAATTGAGGCGATCTGTTTGGCGCATGACTTGGGTCACCCACCTTACGGACATGGTGGCGAAGTCGCGCTTAATTACATGATGCGCGATTTCGGTGGCTTTGAGGGGAATGCACAAACGTTACGGATTTTAGCCAAGCTTGGCGAGTATACGCATGACAATGGATTGGATTTGTCGCGCCGAACGACACTGGGCGTAATGAAGTATCCGGCAATTTATCAAGATGTTCTGTCGCAAAGCGAGGATTATCAACAGAAGCTGATGCGCCCGGATGCGCAAGATTTTAGAGTGTTGGATTTTGCGAGTTGGACGCCCCCGAAAAGCTTATATGCCGAAGAAAACTACATGCTTGAGTGGGCCTTAGAGCCCTTTAATCTGGCTGATAGAACGCGCTTTACCCAAGTTGCACCAAGTATTGGTGGCCACAATCGCACGCAATATAAAGCCTTAGATACAACGATTATGGAACTGGCAGATGATATTGCTTACGGTATTCATGATTTGGAAGATGCCGTGACCATGAAAATGGTGCGTCGCGAGCGTTGGCAGGCACAAGTAATGGAAAGTGATGTGTTTGCTAAATATCCGTTGTGGGACGATAAAATGACTGAACGCCTATTTAGTGATTCTTCTAAGGCGCGAAAACACGCGGTCAGCCAGATGGTCGGCATTATGGTTGAAGCGATTTATATGGATGTGAATCCGCAATTTTCTCACCCGCTTTTAGCTTATCAAGCGAAATTGGAAGAGGGGGCGATGGCGGTATTGGAATTGCTGAAAAAGTTTGTCTTTGAAAATGTCATCACAATTGCCGAAGTTAAGCAGATGGAATACAAAGGGCAGTTGATTGTTTTGGAGTTGTTTAAGTCACTGAGAGCAAATCCAAGTGCGCTTTTGCCTTCTAAAAATTATGCGAAATATCTGGTGCAAGAGAGTGAGCAGCAGCAGCAACGAGTTATTTCTGATTACATCGCGGGGATGACGAATACTTACGCATCGCGTTTATATGCCAAGCTGTTTACGCCGACGCAAGGATCGATTTTTGATATGTTATAA